The region AATTACGCCCCAAACTGAGACACTTCTATagcatttaacaattaacgattGTTACtgacaaaaaaaaaattaacgaTTGTTGCCGGCTATAGAATAAGAACCTTCTATGTTGCTTAGATGTTTGATGATAAGCTGAACTTTAACCAAGTCTATCAATTAACAAGAGCTTTATCTACCAAGAACACTTGCCAGTTGCTATTTCGCATCTTGGTTTATTTTCACGTTGTAAGAATAATTATCTCACGAATACACAAACAGTTATTATTTTGGATTAGTGTCTTAAAAATGAGCTATTCCAAAGGCCTGCGAGAAGTTAGTTTCTAGTGTCCTTTCGATCATAATAGTCCAATTCAATGTCATTTAGATGATAACCATTCTAATTCGGTTTCATTTAAAATGGGAAACCGTGTTTGTATCCCACATTCCAAATGGTACATTAAAAGATAACTTTGCTTGTTCTTTCAGTTTCTGTTACAAAGAAACCACCAAGTTAACTCTGCCCAATAATAAGCCAGACTTGTCAAAACCGTTTGTCTATATTAACCATGCTCTGCTATTACAAATTCTTGTTGACAAGTTAAGTTTAGCCTTTAATGGCATTTTTCCTCCCCTCCAAGGTCGTGTTTTCAATTTTCCCTACAACCTTCATTTCAGATTAATTACCCATATTAAATGCAAAAATGTACTGCCTAATAATCATAAGTTAGAGAACATAGAATATGTATATGATGAATCAGTACACCATAGCTTCCGATATTTATACAAACTAATATGAATTATCCATCAAATTCTGTTTTAATCTAAAAGAGGCCTAACTTTGACCCCATCATGCCATATTACACATCCAACATGCAAGTTAATATGCAACTGGGTGCTTAAAACAAAACCATCAACAATACCATGTGAATCATCTTTCCCTAATATACAATTAATGAACTTACTTGCCACTCCTGACCACCCTGATAAAAGAAACCAATAAGATGTGTGCAGTACAACAGAAAATAACACTAGGCAGTATAAGTTGGACTATTTGAAGTAAAAATCTTTGACTAGAACATTCCATTCGGATACCTAAATGCAGCTTATAATACAACTACAATCATGTCCGTTTAAAAGAAGTAGAAAGCAACAAGTGAACAGAATATTGACACTCACCCTTTTCTGCCTTGCTAAAGCTACAAAACTCACATTATCACAATGATACTAATTGAACTATGGTACTCAATTTCAACTTAATTTCAAAGAGGGAAAACACCAGAACAAAAGAAGCCGTCAAGTAACAGACCTGGCTCTCATGAACAAAATTTAATGTGCATACTGGGAACAGGATGACACTTGGAACTAATACTTAAATGTTTTTAGGCCATACAATGAGGAACTATGAATTAATTACTCAATCACTAGTCGAAAAACAAATGGAATATCAGGAAAGTACGAAGCAGGAACGAATGCCTTCTTTTATTCTTAATAACAAATAGAAACCTATCCCACACATAAAACTTAAAGTGAATAATAATTTGTAACAAAAGACGAAGTAAAACCCAGAACAACTTACTCCATCAGTCCATAAAATAAATAGATCTCTAATGTTGGAGTTGGCTAAACAAGATATTTAAATTACAACATAAACAAGTACACAAGTGTAGGGTATATATTATACACAAAGGGAGAAAGAAAGTCTGGACAAAATAATATGAGACAACTAACAAAGAGACCAAATGTACTTCAACTATAATAAACGAGCGTTTACACAATTATGCACCCTCAATCAATAAACAGCTGAAATCAACATATGATATGATTAAGAGAAGATAAAGCACCAAGCAAACTAGAAACCATACGTCCAGAGAAAATGTTTCAAGCTGCCAAGAGCCGGCCATGCAGATGTTAAACCAAAAGACAGAGATAACACTTTGACTAAAAAACAAAGAAGCCTTCTTTTAAGATTTCGTACAGAATTGAAATACTTCACCTGATTTGAGGCACAAAACATGGATCTGCACAAGATCTTCCCAACCAAGTCATCTAGTTGAAAACAACTTTCATCTACCAATTAAGGAAAAAGCCAATTTAGTAACAAGCTTGTATTACATGTATCTGCCACGACCTTCACGTTTCTTTTAATCATCTCAAATAGATAGTAATTATAGCAGGTTATTCTAAAAACTAACTATTTCACTACATGCTATACTAATATCTAATATGCATAAATAAGCGAGTAAGACAAGTTGCCTTGATACTGATACTGTCGAACTAGCCCTTTATAAAAGCAAAAATAGACTCCCGGCAAAGGGAAGACATCATTACCAGAAAATCTAGCAGGAAGGTCAGCATAAAGATGCACTCAAGATACATAGCTCAGGAAATCCTCATTTATCCATTCAGCTGTCAGCAGTAAACATAGGCTGAATTAAACATGTATCAGTAACACATTCATGCCACTAAATGTGAAGTTCTAATATAACATTGAAACTTGAAAGAGTATAACAGCAGATTTTAAAAAAACAGAGAAAACTTTGAATATCTTTTAAGGGGAAACGAAATTAATGCCCAGCTCCCTTTTTAGCTCTAAGTGTTTCAATAGCCTTTTCACGGAGTGCAATTTCTACTTTCTTTTGCTCCGACTGCTCTTCAATGTCAATTAAGCGTGAATCTCTTTTTCCAGCACGTGCACCATCAGAAATGTGGCCCTGGTGATTTTCCTCAAAATCTGAGGGTGGAGAAACAGTACCACCTGCTTTCAGTTTTAGCTTCTCTGCACGCCTTTCATCCTTTCTGCGACGCCGTTCCTCCCGCCTCCGACGCCTCTCTTCTTTCCGCAGTTTTTTATCCTCCTTCTTTCTTCTCTTTGCCTCCTTCCTCCCTTCTAGTTGAGAATCAGAACTATGACTGTCATCTGAGTCTTGCCTTTTGGACTTTTTGTGCTTTCTCTTTTCACCAACTTCAGCTCTGAGCTTTTCACTAGCACCATAGTCAGAATCATCGGAACCCTGATTGTTCCTCTCTTCAACTATCCTTGCCATTCTGTTCAGATTTTCTGACTCGTGCCGACCACCACCCTTGACATCGCAATTGAGCTTCTGAGCTTTAACTCCAAGATCATCAGGTGTTGATGAATGCATTACCTTTTTCCCAGAAGACTTGCTATTTGGATCTTCAGCCTCACTGATAAGATGTAAATCATTTGCTTAGATATAAACTTGATGATAAAGTTTGGAAAAAGCAGCAAATTAATATATTCAGTATACAGACCTATAAAGGAGATCTTCTTCCCCCTGTTGACTAACAGTAATAGCTGCATGCACACTTGATTTCCTTGGAGGACTTGGTCTGATATCATCAATCACTGATTCCCTTCGAGGACTCACACGCGGACTACTTGCCCTTAAAAGATGCCAAAATCAATTACTCACAGGAATGATCACAAGGTATATACATATCAAATAAAAAAACTAAAAGTAGACATTAGAGTTGCATGTACCACTTGTCTCCGCTAAGGCTTTTCAGTCTAGAAGGTGGCGGCGATTTTGAGCCGGATGGGGAAGACAACACTTCTCGCTGCGGGATATTCCGATCACGCCCTCTCTCGGAAGATCTCTGAGAAGAAATATAAGTTCGGTGCTCCAAAGTGCTTCTTTTACCAGTCTCAGGAGAACGTCCAGTGATCTCTCTCGGAGTTGTTTGACGAACAGGTGAAGATTGCTTCCTGCAACATTGCTTTAGTCATTTAAAAATGTCTTCAAACAGTCAACAAAAAAGCAGGTACTTCGAAGTTAATTTCATTTCCGTTTCTTACTTAACTAAGCTAGACATAGTAGCAGATGTGTTGCCTATACAACTAACAAACTACAATTCACATGTGATTTCAAGTTAATTtcatttcattttcatttctttctTAACTAAGCTAGACATAGTAGCAGATGTGTTGCTTATACAACTAACAAAAAACAATTCACGTGCGATTTGAAGTTTAGAAATTACACTTTCAATATTTCGGTGCAAATATAAAGAAAGATACTGTATCACACGACAATGATAAGAAAACAATATACCTGTTTCTGTTTCGTAGAGGTTCAGGACTCTGATGTTCTGGTGATTTCCTACGCCGTGAATTGGGAGCCTGGCGAATGGGAGACTGAGGACTCAACTCTTGAGGTGAAGAAGACCGAGATCTAGGAGTCGCTGATCTCCTTTGGCTAGGTGGCTTGCGATGAACTAATGATGGAGACATGCGGCTTGGACTGGATGTAGATCTTCGACGTCGTCTTGGAGATGGAGATCTCCGTCGAATAGGGGAGAGCAATCGATGTCCTACAGGAGAAGGTGTTCGGCTCTGTACAGGAGAAGGTGTTCGGCTCTGTACAGGAGAAGGTGATAGACTCTGTGCAGGGGAAGGAGACCTACGACGCCGAATAGGTGAACGAGATCGACGTCGCATAGGAGATCGACGTCGCATAGGAGATCGACGTCGCATAGGAGATCGACGTCTCACAGGGGAACGAGATCGACGTCGCACAGGGGATCGACGTCGCACAGGGGAACGAGATCGCACAGGGGAACGAGATCGACGTTGCATAGGGGATCGACGTCTCACTGGGGAACGAGATCGACGTCGGAAAGGAGAACGAGATCGACGTCGGATAGGCGAACGCGATCGACGCCTGATAGGAGAACGAGATCGACGCCTGATAGGCGAACGAGATCGACGCCGAATAGGAGAACGAGACCTGTAGCGCAGTGGTGACCTTCTGCGTCGCAGAGGAGTTCGTGATCTTCGCTTCACAGGAGATTGTGATATACGCCGCTGGCGTCCTACAGGAGAAGGTGATCTGCGACCTGAAGGGGATATGGATCTTTGCTTATAGTGAGAAgtccttccccttggagatcgCTGAGGTAAATCCCTGCCACGTGGTGACCGAGAGTGCCCCACTGGAGAGCGATGCACCCTTTCAACTGAATCAGAGTGTCTGTTCTTAGGAGATACTGATATACTCCTAGACCTGTGCCTGTCACTAATATACAGAGGCAATATTAAGTAGAAGGATAATAAAATTTACAGTCAATTTAGGCAACAAACTTACAATAATAGCTCTTTTAAATGGCAGAGAAATGT is a window of Apium graveolens cultivar Ventura chromosome 11, ASM990537v1, whole genome shotgun sequence DNA encoding:
- the LOC141698628 gene encoding uncharacterized protein LOC141698628 isoform X2, translating into MSGGFFRGTSADQDTRFSNKQAKLMKSQKFAPELENLVDITKVKMDVMKPWIAHRATELLGFEDEVLINFIYGLLEGKVVNGKEIQIQLTGFMEKNTGKFMKELWTLLLSAEKNASGVPQQFLDAKEEEVRKKKAESDRETHEIQKRKEKEAREREQEKVDKMDGKVNNSVRADYDSLNTTSRQRQLKDSSTQLSADEKEANGRNGSRGRIRGTPSRSNSGSFSNSRSRSDDRHRSRSISVSPKNRHSDSVERVHRSPVGHSRSPRGRDLPQRSPRGRTSHYKQRSISPSGRRSPSPVGRQRRISQSPVKRRSRTPLRRRRSPLRYRSRSPIRRRSRSPIRRRSRSPIRRRSRSPIRRRSRSPFRRRSRSPVRRRSPMQRRSRSPVRSRSPVRRRSPVRRRSRSPVRRRSPMRRRSPMRRRSPMRRRSRSPIRRRRSPSPAQSLSPSPVQSRTPSPVQSRTPSPVGHRLLSPIRRRSPSPRRRRRSTSSPSRMSPSLVHRKPPSQRRSATPRSRSSSPQELSPQSPIRQAPNSRRRKSPEHQSPEPLRNRNRKQSSPVRQTTPREITGRSPETGKRSTLEHRTYISSQRSSERGRDRNIPQREVLSSPSGSKSPPPSRLKSLSGDKCPRVSPRRESVIDDIRPSPPRKSSVHAAITVSQQGEEDLLYSEAEDPNSKSSGKKVMHSSTPDDLGVKAQKLNCDVKGGGRHESENLNRMARIVEERNNQGSDDSDYGASEKLRAEVGEKRKHKKSKRQDSDDSHSSDSQLEGRKEAKRRKKEDKKLRKEERRRRREERRRRKDERRAEKLKLKAGGTVSPPSDFEENHQGHISDGARAGKRDSRLIDIEEQSEQKKVEIALREKAIETLRAKKGAGH
- the LOC141698628 gene encoding uncharacterized protein LOC141698628 isoform X1 — encoded protein: MSGGFFRGTSADQDTRFSNKQAKLMKSQKFAPELENLVDITKVKMDVMKPWIAHRATELLGFEDEVLINFIYGLLEGKVVNGKEIQIQLTGFMEKNTGKFMKELWTLLLSAEKNASGVPQQFLDAKEEEVRKKKAESDRETHEIQKRKEKEAREREQEKVDKMDGKVNNSVRADYDSLNTTSRQRQLKDSSTQLSADEKEANGRNGSRGRIRGTPSRSNSGSFSNSRSRSDDRHRSRSISVSPKNRHSDSVERVHRSPVGHSRSPRGRDLPQRSPRGRTSHYKQRSISPSGRRSPSPVGRQRRISQSPVKRRSRTPLRRRRSPLRYRSRSPIRRRSRSPIRRRSRSPIRRRSRSPIRRRSRSPFRRRSRSPVRRRSPMQRRSRSPVRSRSPVRRRSPVRRRSRSPVRRRSPMRRRSPMRRRSPMRRRSRSPIRRRRSPSPAQSLSPSPVQSRTPSPVQSRTPSPVGHRLLSPIRRRSPSPRRRRRSTSSPSRMSPSLVHRKPPSQRRSATPRSRSSSPQELSPQSPIRQAPNSRRRKSPEHQSPEPLRNRNRKQSSPVRQTTPREITGRSPETGKRSTLEHRTYISSQRSSERGRDRNIPQREVLSSPSGSKSPPPSRLKSLSGDKWASSPRVSPRRESVIDDIRPSPPRKSSVHAAITVSQQGEEDLLYSEAEDPNSKSSGKKVMHSSTPDDLGVKAQKLNCDVKGGGRHESENLNRMARIVEERNNQGSDDSDYGASEKLRAEVGEKRKHKKSKRQDSDDSHSSDSQLEGRKEAKRRKKEDKKLRKEERRRRREERRRRKDERRAEKLKLKAGGTVSPPSDFEENHQGHISDGARAGKRDSRLIDIEEQSEQKKVEIALREKAIETLRAKKGAGH